GGTGCCATGGCTGGTGGTTTGGTCTACTTGATTGTTGCCTTGATTGTTAAGTATGCGGGGAATGCTTGGATTGATAAGGTCCTTCCGCCAATCGTGGTTGGTCCTATTATCATTGTTATCGGTTTGAGTCTTGCGGCTAATGCAGTCAAGGATGCGACAATGGTTAATGATACCTATAGTGTCTTCAGTCTTGTGATTTCTATGGTGACTCTCTTTGCCGTCATCCTCTTTAACATGTATGGTAAGAAAATCATCGGTGTTATCCCAATTTTGCTTGGTTTAATCGTGGGTTATATTTTTTCAGTGGTTCTTGGTTGGTTGACAGGACATGAGTTTGTTCAATTTTCAAAAGTTGCGGCTGCTCATTGGTTCCAAGTTCCAAGTTTTGACATTCCATTTGTGAATTATGACTTCAAACTCTATCCAAGTGCGATTTTAACCATGGCTCCGATTGCTTTTGTGACAATGACCGAACACTTTGGCCATGTCATGGTTTTGAATAGTTTAACTGGACGTGATTACTTTAAAGATCCAGGTCTTGACCGTACCCTCACTGGTGATGGTTTGGCACAGATTATCGCTGGTTTCTTTGGAGCTCCGCCAGTAACTTCTTATGGTGAAAATATTGGAGTTATGGCCCTCAGTAAGGTCTACTCAGTTTACGTTATTGCGGGCGCAGCAGTGATTGCGGTCTTGATGAGTTTTATCGGTAAGGTATCTGCTCTCTTGAGTTCTATCCCAACAGCTGTTTTGGGTGGAATTTCTATTGCCCTCTTTGGGGTTATCGCTGCTAGCGGTTTGAAAATTTTAGTTGAACATAAGATTGATTTTGATAATAAAAAGAATCTCTTGATTGCTAGTGTTATCTTGGTATCTGGTATCGGTGGTTTGATGATTGACCTTGGTGGTCTTCAAATCACGGGTGTGGCAAGTTCAACCATTCTTGGAATCTTACTTTACCAAATCTTGCCAGATCCTCATAAAGGTAGCAAGGACTAGTCAATCATTTAAAAAGGAAAAACTATGGCGATTGCAGATGGAAAAGTGTCACTGAAGCATTTGGTGACCATGGAAACCCTCACGAATGAAGAGGTCTTGGGCCTAATTCGTCGAGGTGGAGATTTTAAAAATGGCAGAGCTGATTTCCAGCTGGATCGACAGTATTTCGCTGCCAATCTCTTTTTTGAAAATTCAACACGAACACACAAGTCCTTCGAAGTGGCTGAGAAAAAACTTGGCTTGGATGTGATTGAGTTCGATGCTGGAACTAGCTCGGTGAATAAGGGTGAGACCCTCTATGATACGATTTTGACCATGTCTGCCTTGGGCGTTGACATCTGTGTGGTTCGCCACTCGGAAGTTGATTACTACAAGCAGTTGATTGATAGTAGGACTATTCAGACCTCTATTGTTAATGGTGGTGATGGTTCAGGGCAACACCCAAGTCAGTGTTTGCTTGACTTGATGACCATTTACGAAGAGTTCGGAACCTTTGAAAATCTAAAGATTTGTATTGCAGGTGATATTACGCATTCGCGTGTCGCTAAGTCCAATATGCAGATTCTCAAGCGTTTGGGTGCTCAGCTTTATTTTGCTGGTCCTGCAGAGTGGTACTCGAATGAGTTCGATGTCTATGGTCAGCATGTGGCTATTGACGACGTCATTGAGGACTTGGATGTGCTCATGTTGCTTCGTGTTCAGCACGAACGTCATGGGGACGATAAAGGATTTTCAAAAGAAGACTACCATGCTTTCTATGGTTTGACTGAAGAACGTTATGCCAAGTTAGCTGATCAGGCGATTATCATGCATCCTGCTCCGGTTAATCGTGATGTGGAGATTGCTGATAGCCTGGTTGAGGCGCCTAAGGCTCGTATCGTTGCTCAGATGCAAAACGGGGTCTTTGTCCGTATGGCAATTATTGAAGCTATTTTAAATGGCAAAGCGTAAACTACGTTAACCGATTCCTGAGAGAATCAGACGAAAAAGAACATGGGCTAAATCTTTGAAAAGAGACAAATCTTCCTAGAGGCTAGAGCTTCTTTGTTAGATTTGATTTTCATTCAGATGTTTAACGCCCTTTGTATCTTAGTGAAAGGAACAATTTACTATAATGGCAAAACGTTTACTTATTTTGGAAGACGGCACTATTTTTGAGGGTCAGGCCTTCGGTGCTGATGTGGATGTGACGGGTGAAATCGTCTTTAATACTGGTATGACAGGTTATCAAGAATCTATCACAGACCAGTCTTACAATGGTCAAATTTTGACTTTTACTTATCCACTTGTTGGTAACTACGGTGTTAACCGTGACGACTATGAGTCAATTAAGCCAACGACCAAGGGTGTTGTTGTGTCAGAGGCTAGCCGTCGTGCCAGCAACTGGCGTAACCAAATGACCTTGGATGAGTTTTTGAAAGCAAAAAACATCCCTGGTATCTCTGGTATTGATACACGTGCCTTGACTAAGATTATCCGTCAACACGGTACCATGAAAGCGACTTTGGCTAATCCTGGTGACAGTATCGAGCACTTGCAAGATCAATTGCGTGCGACTGTTTTGCCAACCAACAATATTGAGCAGGTATCAACTAAGACAGCCTACCCAGCACCAGGTGTTGGTAAAAATATTGTTTTGGTTGACTTCGGTCTCAAGCACTCTATCTTGCGTGAGTTTTCAAAACGTGACTGTAACGTGACTGTTGTGCCACATGATATCACTGCTGAAGAAATTCTCCATCTTAATCCAGATGGTGTGATGTTGTCAAATGGTCCAGGTAACCCTGAAGATGTACCGTATGCACTTGATATGATTCGTGGCATTCAAGGCAAAATTCCAATTTTTGGTATTTGTATGGGTCACCAGTTGTTCAGTTTGGCGAATGGTGCCAAGGCCTACAAGATGAAGTTTGGTCACCGTGGATTTAACCATGCGGTTCGTGAAATTGCGACTGGTCGTGTTGACTTCACCAGCCAAAACCATGGTTATGCCATTGACCGTGAGACGCTTCCAGATTGCCTCATGGTAACACACGAAGAAATTAACGATAAGTCAGTTGAAGGTGTTCGTCACCGTGACTTCCCTGCATTCTCAGTGCAATTCCACCCAGATGCAGCACCTGGTCCACACGATGCTAGCTATCTCTTCGATGAGTTCTTGGAATTGATTGATGCTTTCCAAGCTGAAAAAGCACGTCGTTAATTGCAACTGTCTAGTGACTATAGTGGGGTGTGACTCTTGTTCGCCCCAGTCTACTACCTTATTTAATGACAACCAGAGAGTTGTCAAATAGAAAGGAGAAGATACAGGTTCACGGAAGTGAACACGCCCTAAGGACTGTGTGAAAAAGATAAACGGTGACTAGACACTTAGGCGTCGTCGTCACGTTTCCTATTTTCACTGGGTCCTTAACGGGCTTTGTATCATAAATTATGCCTAAACGTTCTGATATTAAAAAAATTATGGTTATCGGGTCTGGTCCTATCATCATTGGTCAGGCTGCTGAGTTCGACTACGCTGGTACGCAAGCCTGCTTGGCCTTGAAAGAAGAAGGCTACAGTGTTGTTCTTGTTAACTCTAACCCTGCGACTATCATGACTGATAAAGAAATCGCAGACAAGGTTTACATTGAACCAATTACGCTTGAGTTTGTCACACGTATTCTTCGTAAAGAGCGTCCTGATGCCCTCTTGCCAACTCTTGGTGGACAGACTGGTTTGAACATGGCAATGGAATTGTCAAAAGCTGGTATTCTTGAAGAGCTTGGAGTAGAGCTTTTGGGAACAAAATTGTCTGCCATTGACCAAGCCGAAGACCGTGACCTCTTCAAACAATTGATGGAAGATTTGGAACAACCAATTCCAGAATCAGAGATTGTAAATACGGTTGAAGAAGCAGTTGCCTTTGCGTCAGAGATTGGCTACCCAGTTATCGTTCGTCCAGCCTTTACCCTTGGTGGTACTGGTGGAGGTATGTGTGCCAACGAAGAAGAACTTCGTGAAATCGCTGAAAATGGATTGAAATTGTCACCAGTAACCCAATGTTTGATTGAACGTTCTATCGCTGGTTTCAAAGAAATCGAATACGAAGTTATGCGTGATGCCGCAGACAATGCTCTTGTGGTATGTAACATGGAAAACTTTGACCCAGTTGGTATCCACACAGGGGACTCAATCGTATTTGCCCCAACGCAAACCTTGTCAGATATTGAAAACCAAATGCTTCGTGATGCCAGCTTGAAGATTATTCGTGCCCTTAAAATTGAGGGTGGTTGTAACGTACAGTTGGCTCTTGACCCTAATAGCTTCAAGTACTATGTTATCGAAGTAAACCCACGTGTGTCTCGTTCATCAGCCCTTGCCTCAAAAGCAACTGGTTACCCAATCGCCAAATTGGCAGCCAAGATTGCTGTTGGTTTGACACTTGATGAAATGATTAACCCAGTCACTGGTACAACTTACGCTATGTTTGAGCCAGCTCTTGACTATGTGGTTGCTAAGATTCCGCGTTTCCCATTTGATAAATTTGAACACGGGGAACGTCGTCTTGGTACTCAAATGAAAGCAACTGGTGAAGTTATGGCTATCGGTCGTAACATCGAAGAGTCACTTCTTAAAGCCTGCCGTTCACTTGAAATCGGTGTTTACCACAATGAAATGCTTGAGCTTGCGGACGTCACAGACGACGCCTTGGTTGAAAAGATTGTCAAAGCTCAAGACGACCGTCTCTTCTACCTTTCTGAAGCCATCCGTCGTGGTTATACTATTGAAGAATTGTCAGAGTTGACTAAGATTGATATCTTCTTCCTCGACAAATTGCTCCATATCTTTGAATTGGAACAAGAATTGGCTACTCACGTAGGTGATGTTGATGTTTTGAAAGAAGCTAAACGTAACGGTTTCTCTGATCGTAAGATTGCTGATCTTTGGAATCAAACAGCTGACCAAGTTCGTGCGACACGTTTGGAAAATAACATTGTTCCTGTTTACAAGATGGTTGATACTTGTGCGGCTGAGTTCGAGTCATCAACACCATATTTCTACTCAACTTACGAGTGGGAAAATGAATCAATCAAATCTGATAAAGAATCTGTCATCGTTCTTGGCTCAGGACCTATCCGTATCGGACAAGGGGTTGAGTTCGACTATGCGACAGTTCACTCTGTGAAAGCTATCCAGGCTGCAGGTTACGAAGCCATCATCATGAACTCTAACCCTGAGACGGTTTCAACAGACTTCTCAGTATCAGATAAACTTTACTTCGAACCATTGACCTTCGAAGACGTGATGAACGTTATCGAATTGGAACAACCTAAGGGTGTCGTGGTTCAGTTTGGTGGTCAAACGGCCATCAACTTGGCAGAGCCATTGTCTAAAGCTGGTGTGAAAATCTTGGGAACACAGGTTGCTGACCTTGACCGTGCCGAAGACCGTGACCTTTTTGAACAAGCCCTTAAAGACCTCGATATCCCACAACCACCAGGACAAACAGCGACAAATGAAG
The DNA window shown above is from Streptococcus salivarius and carries:
- a CDS encoding carbamoyl phosphate synthase small subunit; translated protein: MAKRLLILEDGTIFEGQAFGADVDVTGEIVFNTGMTGYQESITDQSYNGQILTFTYPLVGNYGVNRDDYESIKPTTKGVVVSEASRRASNWRNQMTLDEFLKAKNIPGISGIDTRALTKIIRQHGTMKATLANPGDSIEHLQDQLRATVLPTNNIEQVSTKTAYPAPGVGKNIVLVDFGLKHSILREFSKRDCNVTVVPHDITAEEILHLNPDGVMLSNGPGNPEDVPYALDMIRGIQGKIPIFGICMGHQLFSLANGAKAYKMKFGHRGFNHAVREIATGRVDFTSQNHGYAIDRETLPDCLMVTHEEINDKSVEGVRHRDFPAFSVQFHPDAAPGPHDASYLFDEFLELIDAFQAEKARR
- a CDS encoding aspartate carbamoyltransferase catalytic subunit, translated to MAIADGKVSLKHLVTMETLTNEEVLGLIRRGGDFKNGRADFQLDRQYFAANLFFENSTRTHKSFEVAEKKLGLDVIEFDAGTSSVNKGETLYDTILTMSALGVDICVVRHSEVDYYKQLIDSRTIQTSIVNGGDGSGQHPSQCLLDLMTIYEEFGTFENLKICIAGDITHSRVAKSNMQILKRLGAQLYFAGPAEWYSNEFDVYGQHVAIDDVIEDLDVLMLLRVQHERHGDDKGFSKEDYHAFYGLTEERYAKLADQAIIMHPAPVNRDVEIADSLVEAPKARIVAQMQNGVFVRMAIIEAILNGKA
- a CDS encoding solute carrier family 23 protein → MNNVKYDVNDMPKPGLLVGLSFQHLFAMFGATVLVPILVGIDPAIALFSSGLGTLAHLTVTKYKIPAYMGSSFAYIAAMQMLMKTDGIAAVAQGAMAGGLVYLIVALIVKYAGNAWIDKVLPPIVVGPIIIVIGLSLAANAVKDATMVNDTYSVFSLVISMVTLFAVILFNMYGKKIIGVIPILLGLIVGYIFSVVLGWLTGHEFVQFSKVAAAHWFQVPSFDIPFVNYDFKLYPSAILTMAPIAFVTMTEHFGHVMVLNSLTGRDYFKDPGLDRTLTGDGLAQIIAGFFGAPPVTSYGENIGVMALSKVYSVYVIAGAAVIAVLMSFIGKVSALLSSIPTAVLGGISIALFGVIAASGLKILVEHKIDFDNKKNLLIASVILVSGIGGLMIDLGGLQITGVASSTILGILLYQILPDPHKGSKD
- the carB gene encoding carbamoyl-phosphate synthase large subunit, encoding MPKRSDIKKIMVIGSGPIIIGQAAEFDYAGTQACLALKEEGYSVVLVNSNPATIMTDKEIADKVYIEPITLEFVTRILRKERPDALLPTLGGQTGLNMAMELSKAGILEELGVELLGTKLSAIDQAEDRDLFKQLMEDLEQPIPESEIVNTVEEAVAFASEIGYPVIVRPAFTLGGTGGGMCANEEELREIAENGLKLSPVTQCLIERSIAGFKEIEYEVMRDAADNALVVCNMENFDPVGIHTGDSIVFAPTQTLSDIENQMLRDASLKIIRALKIEGGCNVQLALDPNSFKYYVIEVNPRVSRSSALASKATGYPIAKLAAKIAVGLTLDEMINPVTGTTYAMFEPALDYVVAKIPRFPFDKFEHGERRLGTQMKATGEVMAIGRNIEESLLKACRSLEIGVYHNEMLELADVTDDALVEKIVKAQDDRLFYLSEAIRRGYTIEELSELTKIDIFFLDKLLHIFELEQELATHVGDVDVLKEAKRNGFSDRKIADLWNQTADQVRATRLENNIVPVYKMVDTCAAEFESSTPYFYSTYEWENESIKSDKESVIVLGSGPIRIGQGVEFDYATVHSVKAIQAAGYEAIIMNSNPETVSTDFSVSDKLYFEPLTFEDVMNVIELEQPKGVVVQFGGQTAINLAEPLSKAGVKILGTQVADLDRAEDRDLFEQALKDLDIPQPPGQTATNEEEAVEAARKIGFPVLVRPSYVLGGRAMEIVENEDDLRSYMRTAVKASPDHPVLVDSYIIGRECEVDAISDGKDVLIPGIMEHIERAGVHSGDSMAVYPPQTLSKKIQETIVDYTKRLAIGLNCIGMMNIQFVIKDETVYVIEVNPRASRTVPFLSKVTDIPMAQVATNLILGKSLAEQGYKDGLYPESSHVHVKAPVFSFTKLAKVDSLLGPEMKSTGEVMGTDATLEKALYKAFEASYLHLPTFGNVIFTIHDDTKEEALDLARRFDAIGYGIYATEGTAKFLNEHGVHATLVNKLGENDDNDIPALVRTGKAQAIINTVGNKRTYDEDGAAIRSSAIEAGIPLFTALDTADAMVRVLESRSFTTEAI